A genomic region of Mesobacillus jeotgali contains the following coding sequences:
- the fdhD gene encoding formate dehydrogenase accessory sulfurtransferase FdhD, protein MIKKGCPEEYPISLKLNGYEIAVFQLTNQDLEDWVYGYLFSEGLIDGPEDVVSVQFSEKTGTLNVALCNSFDPEQMFSKKKHYTAGCGRGVTFFSMTDVKKFNKVSSDETYSLTYLLKKRAEFAQNSPLYLETGGMHGACIILEDGSIEVREDIGRHNAVDKIIGYAIRKRLQPDRLVLLTTGRVSYEMLSKAAKFGFAVIGSRTAATKQAIQLARFLNIEVVGYLRGKMATVYTSAKRINDDLNPPAASEDLLERGEAQQVLN, encoded by the coding sequence ATGATCAAGAAAGGCTGTCCTGAAGAATATCCCATCAGCCTGAAGCTGAATGGATATGAGATTGCGGTATTCCAGCTGACAAATCAGGATTTGGAAGACTGGGTATATGGTTACCTTTTTTCAGAAGGTTTGATTGACGGACCGGAGGATGTTGTCAGTGTTCAATTTAGCGAAAAGACCGGAACATTGAATGTGGCATTATGTAATTCCTTTGATCCTGAGCAGATGTTTTCAAAAAAGAAGCATTATACAGCGGGCTGCGGCCGGGGAGTGACTTTCTTTTCGATGACTGATGTCAAAAAGTTCAATAAAGTGAGTTCCGATGAAACCTATTCGCTGACATATTTGTTAAAAAAACGCGCAGAGTTTGCGCAGAATTCGCCGCTGTACCTGGAAACGGGCGGCATGCATGGCGCCTGTATCATCCTTGAGGATGGCAGCATTGAAGTCCGGGAAGATATCGGCAGGCATAATGCTGTCGACAAGATTATCGGCTACGCAATCCGAAAGCGTTTACAGCCTGACCGGCTCGTCCTTTTGACGACCGGCAGGGTTTCATATGAAATGCTGTCAAAAGCTGCTAAATTTGGTTTTGCCGTCATTGGCTCCCGCACTGCGGCTACAAAGCAGGCCATTCAGCTAGCCCGATTCCTGAACATTGAAGTCGTTGGCTACTTGCGTGGGAAAATGGCGACTGTCTATACATCTGCCAAAAGGATTAATGATGATTTAAACCCGCCGGCTGCCTCTGAGGATTTACTTGAAAGGGGGGAAGCCCAGCAAGTACTAAATTGA
- a CDS encoding formate dehydrogenase subunit gamma: MSNTQYSGVKVKRFSKGFVIAHAVNAISFFALYITALPMYTEWFDWLYPVLGGPEGARLLHRIFAIAFITPTFIWLIMDPKGFLRWGKELVTWKKRDIQFFTEFVKELFGFKFKHVKQTFFNAGEKINSIIQILTAILIIGSGFPMWFPDLFPKAVVQWAYVAHNVGFGLAIAVVVGHIYLSVIHKNSRPGYTGVITGEVPAEWAKDHYTEWYEEEVKKGNFPDLDKDKNKKKGA, translated from the coding sequence ATGAGTAATACGCAGTATTCAGGTGTAAAGGTAAAGCGATTTTCGAAAGGCTTTGTAATCGCGCATGCTGTGAACGCCATTTCATTCTTTGCACTGTACATCACGGCCCTGCCAATGTATACAGAATGGTTTGACTGGCTTTATCCAGTATTGGGCGGACCAGAAGGAGCGCGCCTGCTGCACAGGATTTTCGCGATTGCCTTCATTACGCCGACGTTCATCTGGCTGATCATGGATCCTAAGGGCTTCCTGCGCTGGGGAAAAGAACTTGTTACTTGGAAGAAGAGAGATATACAGTTTTTCACTGAGTTCGTTAAAGAACTATTTGGCTTTAAGTTCAAGCATGTAAAACAAACCTTCTTCAACGCTGGTGAAAAAATAAATTCAATCATCCAGATCCTGACTGCGATCCTGATCATCGGTTCGGGCTTCCCAATGTGGTTCCCAGACCTGTTCCCGAAAGCAGTTGTCCAATGGGCATATGTAGCTCATAACGTCGGCTTCGGCCTGGCGATTGCAGTAGTGGTCGGGCATATCTACCTGAGTGTCATCCACAAAAATTCAAGACCAGGGTACACTGGCGTCATCACGGGTGAAGTTCCGGCAGAGTGGGCAAAGGATCACTATACAGAATGGTACGAAGAAGAAGTCAAGAAGGGCAATTTCCCTGACCTTGATAAAGACAAGAACAAGAAAAAAGGCGCGTAA
- a CDS encoding 4Fe-4S dicluster domain-containing protein, producing MAEYTKYVDVTKCDGCRACMVACKNWNDLPAEPEKFQGSVQSHANVTANTWNVLSFIEHEDSKGNLDYLFRHSSCFHCSEAACVKVCPEEAMHYTDFGTVNVDSDKCVGCGYCVQNCPFDVVQLATYKDKNGKEYKKAQKCTMCVDRLEEGMQPACVTTCHTDAMEFGTQEEMLKKAEKRLSEIKDKYPNAMIYNPEGVGGTHTIYVLAEKPSVYGLPEKPKVPTSAVVWKDYAQPIGKMMLGATSMALVGAFVSNKLFNKEGKGHEEDGGGSHE from the coding sequence ATGGCGGAATATACTAAATACGTCGATGTGACTAAATGTGACGGCTGCCGTGCATGTATGGTCGCCTGTAAAAACTGGAACGACCTCCCTGCTGAGCCGGAGAAGTTCCAGGGCAGCGTCCAATCTCACGCTAATGTAACAGCAAACACCTGGAACGTGCTGTCATTTATTGAACACGAAGATTCTAAAGGCAATTTGGATTACCTTTTCCGCCATTCCTCTTGCTTCCATTGCTCAGAGGCGGCTTGCGTAAAAGTTTGCCCTGAAGAAGCCATGCACTATACTGATTTTGGAACTGTAAATGTAGATAGTGATAAATGCGTAGGCTGCGGCTACTGCGTTCAGAACTGTCCATTTGATGTTGTTCAGTTGGCAACATATAAAGACAAGAACGGCAAGGAGTACAAGAAGGCACAGAAATGCACAATGTGCGTCGATCGTCTTGAAGAAGGCATGCAGCCTGCTTGTGTCACTACCTGCCATACTGACGCTATGGAATTTGGGACACAAGAAGAAATGCTTAAGAAGGCTGAAAAGCGCCTGAGCGAAATCAAGGATAAGTATCCTAACGCAATGATCTACAACCCAGAAGGAGTCGGCGGCACGCACACGATTTACGTACTTGCTGAAAAACCTTCTGTCTATGGACTTCCTGAAAAACCAAAAGTTCCAACATCTGCTGTGGTCTGGAAGGACTACGCACAGCCAATCGGCAAGATGATGCTTGGAGCAACAAGCATGGCACTTGTAGGTGCTTTCGTGTCCAATAAGTTATTCAATAAAGAAGGAAAAGGCCATGAAGAGGATGGGGGTGGCAGCCATGAGTAA
- a CDS encoding molybdopterin molybdotransferase MoeA: MQFFKVKTVEETFALIDEKIGKITDTEIRPLDEALHYILAEDVTAGENVPGFDRSTVDGYAVIARDTYGSSESMPGFLNVAGEVHMGEEAVKPVGRGEAIYVPTGGMLPPGSDSVLMIEHCEEIGGLLNTYKQIAPGENVIRKGEDIKAGEVLLSEGARLRPQELGALAALGVSEVKVYRKLKAAYLSSGDEIVPFETKTLETGQIRDINYLTVKGLVNEWDIEFIYGGITRDDYQEFAQKARDLYEQADCLILSGGSSVGTKDYTTEVIQSLGDPGVFVHGISIKPGKPTILAVADGKPVIGLPGHPASAMIIFKLFGERVFRRLKGEKIEHKPERIFARIVKNIASSPGRSDYIRVRLEEKDGEWWAEPIIGKSGLITTLVKSDGIVEIVSEKEGISQGEYVPVILTR, from the coding sequence ATGCAATTTTTCAAAGTGAAAACGGTTGAGGAGACCTTTGCATTAATTGATGAGAAAATTGGCAAGATCACGGATACTGAAATCCGTCCTCTTGATGAGGCGCTTCACTACATCCTTGCAGAGGATGTCACTGCAGGTGAGAATGTACCTGGTTTTGACCGGTCGACCGTCGATGGCTATGCCGTCATCGCCCGTGACACATACGGTTCATCTGAATCGATGCCAGGCTTCCTGAATGTCGCCGGCGAGGTCCATATGGGAGAAGAAGCGGTCAAGCCAGTAGGCAGGGGCGAGGCAATATACGTACCGACAGGCGGAATGCTGCCACCAGGAAGTGACAGCGTGCTGATGATCGAGCATTGCGAGGAAATCGGCGGACTGTTGAATACGTACAAGCAAATCGCACCAGGCGAGAATGTCATCAGAAAAGGAGAAGACATCAAGGCAGGGGAAGTCCTTTTATCCGAAGGGGCAAGATTGCGGCCGCAGGAGCTTGGAGCACTGGCGGCACTTGGTGTTTCTGAGGTTAAAGTCTACCGAAAGCTGAAGGCTGCATACCTTTCTTCAGGGGACGAAATCGTTCCTTTTGAAACGAAAACACTTGAAACAGGCCAGATTCGTGATATCAATTACTTGACCGTCAAGGGACTGGTCAATGAGTGGGATATCGAATTTATATACGGCGGAATCACCCGTGATGATTACCAGGAATTCGCCCAAAAAGCCCGCGATTTGTATGAACAGGCTGACTGCTTGATTTTATCAGGAGGAAGCTCAGTCGGCACGAAGGATTATACGACGGAGGTCATCCAGTCACTTGGAGATCCAGGCGTCTTTGTCCATGGAATTTCCATCAAGCCCGGGAAGCCGACAATCCTCGCTGTTGCAGATGGAAAGCCGGTCATTGGACTTCCGGGACATCCAGCATCCGCAATGATCATCTTCAAGCTGTTTGGCGAACGGGTTTTCAGGAGGCTGAAGGGTGAAAAGATCGAGCATAAGCCCGAGCGAATTTTTGCCAGGATTGTTAAAAATATTGCATCCTCACCAGGAAGATCCGATTATATCAGGGTAAGACTTGAGGAAAAGGATGGAGAATGGTGGGCCGAGCCGATCATTGGCAAGTCAGGCCTGATCACGACATTGGTAAAAAGCGATGGAATAGTCGAGATTGTTTCTGAAAAAGAAGGAATTTCACAAGGCGAATACGTTCCAGTAATTTTGACGAGATAG
- a CDS encoding formate dehydrogenase accessory protein FdhE has product MKKSVVSKEYQKLQKDIIELQEQWKTSLDPDCVRPNLDKAAMEAGVPVTALAAIDFDISLFLQWIEDIGALLSKYQPEIETSMQSLKNLLDEETAKRWIDEAFAFNYIYFASFAEENDLDGWIPQFVAETVLRPYLQLTAVKVQDEIHHGVHGAGCPVCGEPVRLAQLEGEGKKVLHCPRCSAHWNDRRVACSHCGNNDHETVKILTIEGESAAQIQICEECKGYTKVIDTRQYIVKPTPAMLDLNTIHLDFVAQEHGYKSAGETKQTN; this is encoded by the coding sequence ATGAAAAAGTCCGTTGTCTCAAAAGAATATCAGAAATTGCAGAAAGATATCATAGAGTTGCAGGAGCAATGGAAGACTTCACTGGATCCTGACTGTGTCCGGCCAAACCTTGATAAAGCGGCAATGGAGGCGGGAGTGCCTGTCACTGCTTTAGCGGCAATTGACTTTGATATTTCCCTATTCTTACAGTGGATAGAGGATATAGGTGCTCTTTTATCGAAGTATCAACCAGAGATTGAAACCTCGATGCAATCTTTAAAAAATCTACTAGATGAAGAGACAGCAAAGAGATGGATTGATGAAGCATTTGCTTTCAACTATATTTATTTTGCTAGTTTCGCTGAGGAAAATGATCTGGATGGCTGGATTCCGCAATTCGTGGCAGAGACAGTTCTTCGTCCATATCTCCAGCTGACCGCGGTTAAGGTTCAGGATGAAATTCATCACGGTGTCCATGGCGCTGGCTGCCCTGTGTGCGGAGAACCTGTACGCCTTGCCCAGCTTGAAGGAGAAGGAAAGAAAGTATTGCACTGCCCGCGTTGTTCGGCTCACTGGAATGACCGCCGCGTAGCCTGCTCACACTGTGGAAATAACGATCATGAAACAGTGAAGATCCTGACAATCGAAGGCGAATCTGCGGCACAAATCCAGATTTGTGAAGAATGCAAAGGATATACAAAAGTAATTGATACAAGACAATATATTGTAAAGCCAACACCAGCAATGCTCGACCTGAACACTATCCACCTGGACTTTGTTGCCCAGGAGCATGGATATAAATCCGCTGGGGAAACAAAACAGACTAACTAA
- a CDS encoding molybdenum cofactor biosynthesis protein MoaE, whose product MNYEIAKDPINVQSVIDKVVQREAGAITTFIGTVRELTKGKKTLYLIYEAYEPMAVKKLEQIGTEIQERWNGAEVAITHRVGKLDITDIAVVIAVSTPHRNDAYEANRYAIERIKEIVPIWKKEHWEDGEEWIGNQLETVSYPTGKPEEKDLNE is encoded by the coding sequence ATGAATTATGAAATAGCGAAAGATCCAATCAACGTTCAATCCGTCATTGATAAAGTGGTCCAGCGTGAAGCGGGAGCAATTACTACTTTCATTGGCACTGTCCGTGAATTGACAAAGGGCAAAAAAACCCTTTACCTTATATATGAAGCATACGAACCGATGGCAGTGAAAAAGCTGGAGCAAATCGGCACGGAAATCCAGGAGCGCTGGAATGGTGCTGAGGTTGCGATTACGCACCGCGTCGGCAAACTTGACATCACGGATATCGCCGTGGTGATCGCTGTATCCACGCCACACCGCAACGATGCATATGAAGCAAATCGTTATGCAATCGAGCGCATTAAAGAAATCGTCCCAATCTGGAAAAAAGAGCATTGGGAAGATGGCGAGGAATGGATCGGCAATCAATTAGAAACTGTCTCATATCCGACAGGGAAACCGGAGGAGAAGGATCTCAATGAATAA
- a CDS encoding molybdopterin biosynthesis protein, with product MDKIRYNRKIYLEDKPRKKARNEVLAAFDLPQEKEWITAAGALGRITAEPVFANVSMPFYHASAMDGIAVNAEDTYEAHEQRPLHLKMGEQFEYVDTGNAIPPQYNAVIMVENIQVIDDETIEIIEPATPWQHIRPIGEDIVQEEMLFTQGHQLRPADLGALLAAQVTEVPVVKKPLVTIIPTGNELVSADSSLSTGRIIEFNGTVFSNYVEDWGGQPYLHPIVKDEPEKIREALLEAVETSDIVVINAGSSAGSKDYTVHILEELGTVFTHGVATRPGKPVILGKIKDKVVVGVPGYPVSAYMALEWFVRPLVCKYLGIPEPERPKLEVKLGRRIVSTMGAEDFVRMNIGYVDGQFVANPLTRAAGVTMSLVRADGLLVVPPEELGYEQGDIVMVELYRPVEEIKNAIVFSGSHDLTIDLLSSQLKRQRTDMKIVSSHVGSMAGLMAIRKGEAHVAGIHLLDPETKEYNVTYVKKFLAGQDAVLYPFLKRTQGWLLPKGNPLGIQNVSDIAEKSADYANRQKGAGTRILFDLLLKEAGLSADDVNGYDREMFSHLSVAAEVKGNDNAAGLGIFPAARAMGLDFIPVSDENYDLLMTKAFFESEKGIWLRNVIQSEAFKAEVAKIGGYAVVENPEPVYF from the coding sequence ATGGATAAAATACGCTATAACCGAAAAATTTATCTTGAGGACAAGCCGCGCAAAAAAGCCAGGAATGAAGTGCTGGCCGCGTTCGACCTGCCTCAGGAAAAAGAGTGGATCACGGCTGCCGGCGCCCTTGGCCGAATTACTGCTGAACCTGTCTTCGCCAATGTTTCAATGCCTTTTTACCATGCATCCGCGATGGACGGGATTGCCGTGAACGCCGAGGATACTTATGAAGCACATGAACAGCGTCCGCTCCATTTGAAAATGGGTGAACAGTTCGAATATGTTGATACCGGGAATGCGATCCCCCCTCAATATAATGCGGTGATTATGGTGGAAAACATCCAGGTCATCGATGATGAGACGATTGAAATCATCGAGCCGGCAACACCATGGCAGCATATCCGTCCGATTGGCGAGGATATCGTCCAGGAAGAAATGCTGTTCACACAGGGACATCAATTGCGTCCAGCTGACCTCGGGGCACTCCTTGCGGCGCAGGTTACAGAGGTACCCGTCGTCAAAAAGCCGCTTGTGACCATCATCCCGACCGGAAATGAACTTGTAAGCGCGGATTCTTCACTGTCAACAGGCAGGATCATTGAATTCAATGGAACGGTTTTTAGCAATTATGTAGAAGATTGGGGCGGACAGCCATACCTGCATCCAATCGTGAAGGATGAACCTGAAAAAATCAGGGAAGCACTGCTGGAAGCTGTGGAGACATCTGATATTGTCGTCATCAACGCCGGGTCATCAGCTGGTTCAAAGGATTATACAGTTCATATTCTTGAGGAGCTTGGCACTGTTTTTACCCATGGTGTCGCAACAAGGCCGGGTAAGCCAGTCATACTCGGGAAAATTAAAGATAAGGTAGTCGTCGGTGTACCGGGCTACCCAGTTTCCGCGTACATGGCACTGGAGTGGTTTGTAAGGCCGCTCGTTTGTAAATATCTAGGAATACCAGAACCAGAAAGGCCAAAGCTCGAGGTAAAGCTTGGCCGCAGGATCGTCTCCACGATGGGGGCGGAGGACTTTGTCCGAATGAATATCGGCTATGTGGATGGACAATTTGTCGCCAACCCGCTGACACGCGCGGCGGGCGTCACCATGTCACTTGTACGTGCGGATGGTTTGCTCGTCGTACCGCCAGAGGAGCTAGGATATGAACAAGGAGACATTGTCATGGTCGAGCTGTACAGGCCTGTCGAAGAGATCAAGAACGCAATCGTCTTCAGCGGCAGCCATGATCTGACGATTGACCTGCTGTCCTCCCAGCTCAAAAGGCAGCGAACCGACATGAAAATTGTTTCTTCCCATGTTGGCAGCATGGCCGGATTAATGGCAATCAGGAAAGGGGAAGCCCATGTAGCGGGCATTCATTTGCTAGACCCGGAGACAAAAGAATATAATGTTACCTACGTAAAGAAATTCCTTGCAGGGCAAGACGCAGTCTTATATCCATTTTTAAAAAGAACCCAGGGCTGGCTGCTTCCAAAAGGCAATCCACTTGGAATTCAGAACGTCAGCGATATTGCCGAAAAAAGCGCAGATTATGCCAACAGGCAAAAGGGCGCCGGCACACGCATATTGTTTGATTTATTGTTAAAAGAAGCAGGTTTGAGTGCAGACGATGTAAACGGCTATGACCGTGAAATGTTCTCGCATCTAAGCGTCGCCGCAGAGGTAAAGGGAAATGACAACGCAGCAGGACTCGGAATCTTCCCGGCAGCCAGGGCGATGGGCCTTGACTTCATCCCGGTCTCTGATGAAAACTACGATTTACTGATGACAAAGGCATTTTTCGAAAGCGAAAAGGGTATCTGGTTAAGGAACGTGATCCAATCTGAAGCCTTCAAAGCCGAAGTCGCCAAAATCGGCGGCTATGCAGTCGTCGAGAATCCAGAGCCGGTTTATTTTTAA
- the fdnG gene encoding formate dehydrogenase-N subunit alpha, with the protein MNLNRRQFLKLSGATAATLAVVELGFNEKEVHAQTKELKIAKATVTPTICAFCGVGCGILVHTKDNTVVYTEGDPDSPVNEGTLCSKGTTIRQVYTSEKRLTKPLYRAPGSKKWEEKSWDWMYETIAKRTKETRDKTFIEKENGMFVNKTEAIASLGGAALDNEETYLLAKMMRGLGVVYLEHQARIUHSSTVAGLAPTVGRGAMTNHWSDLQNTDCALIMGGNPAENHPISFRWLTKAKEKGAKIVSVDPRFTRTSSKADVYASLRSGSDIAFMGGMINYALENNLIHREYVAEYTNASFIVKKDFEFNDGLFSGYDKATRKYDKTKWAFETDEEGNPKKDKTLTHPRSVFQLMRKHYSRYDVDSVIAVTGTPKEDYLKVCETFCSTSKIGKSGTIMYAMGTTQHTVGTQNVRAFGIIQLLLGNIGLPGGGINAMRGESNVQGSTDFALLYHLLPGYVGTPTAIPEHATLEGYNTKETPSGGYWRNKPKFLVSLLKAWYGPNATKANEFGYQYLPKGNKNYSHINLFNAMYKGELEGAFLFGTNPVVGGPNAGKEKEALSNLKWMVAVDLWETETSAFWQEEAGSDPSEIDTEVFLLPAAGSYEKEGSVSNSSRWMQYRWKAIDPKGESLADLEIIHMLVKNIKGLYKNESSAAAKPINALYWNYGEGHHPDIDLVCKEINGYDLTTGKLLKGFGDLKDDGTTSSGNWIYSGFYPEEGKNRAKNRDNKDTGGGNFLNWAFAWPANRRILYNRASADPSGKPWSDKKAVIWWDESQKKWTGNDIPDFKPTVAPADPGGTNPFIMINGGVAGVYAPTLNDGPFPEHYEPYESPVKNAFSSQEINPAIAIIEGDFNLKGDSKKYPIVGTTYRVSEHWQSGSMTRNQEWLSELAGHMYIEMSEELAKEKGIKNKDKIIVSSARGDIKAYAMVTKRFKPHMMNGKKVHQVGMPWHFGYKGYATGDTANRLTPHIGDANTTIPEYKAFLCDIRRAD; encoded by the coding sequence ATCAACCTGAATCGCCGGCAGTTCTTGAAGCTGTCAGGAGCCACTGCGGCTACCCTGGCGGTTGTCGAGTTGGGCTTTAACGAAAAAGAGGTCCACGCACAAACGAAAGAACTCAAGATTGCCAAAGCTACTGTTACACCAACCATTTGCGCATTTTGCGGTGTAGGATGCGGCATTTTGGTACACACAAAAGACAATACTGTGGTTTATACGGAAGGGGATCCGGATAGCCCAGTCAACGAAGGCACACTTTGCAGTAAAGGTACAACAATCAGGCAAGTGTACACATCTGAGAAGCGCTTAACGAAACCATTATATCGTGCTCCTGGAAGCAAGAAATGGGAAGAGAAAAGCTGGGACTGGATGTATGAAACAATTGCAAAACGCACAAAGGAAACACGCGACAAAACATTCATTGAAAAAGAAAATGGCATGTTTGTCAATAAAACCGAAGCCATCGCGAGCTTAGGTGGAGCAGCTCTTGATAATGAAGAGACATATCTGCTTGCAAAAATGATGAGAGGGCTTGGCGTCGTATATCTCGAACACCAGGCACGAATATGACATAGTTCTACGGTTGCCGGTCTGGCACCTACAGTAGGACGTGGAGCAATGACTAACCACTGGAGCGATCTGCAAAATACCGATTGTGCATTGATCATGGGCGGGAACCCTGCCGAGAATCATCCAATCTCTTTTAGATGGTTGACAAAAGCGAAAGAAAAGGGCGCTAAAATCGTCTCTGTTGATCCTCGTTTCACGAGAACATCATCAAAGGCTGACGTCTACGCTTCACTTCGTTCAGGATCAGATATTGCATTCATGGGCGGAATGATCAACTATGCATTAGAGAATAACTTGATCCACAGAGAGTATGTTGCTGAATATACGAATGCGTCTTTCATTGTAAAGAAAGACTTTGAGTTTAATGATGGCTTATTCAGCGGGTATGACAAAGCAACCCGCAAGTATGATAAGACGAAATGGGCTTTTGAAACAGACGAGGAAGGGAATCCGAAAAAGGACAAAACCCTGACGCATCCGCGTTCTGTATTCCAATTAATGAGAAAACATTACTCACGCTATGATGTCGACTCAGTTATTGCAGTAACTGGAACACCTAAAGAAGATTACCTAAAGGTTTGTGAAACTTTTTGTTCAACAAGCAAGATAGGAAAATCGGGTACGATCATGTATGCAATGGGCACAACTCAGCATACTGTTGGAACACAAAACGTCCGTGCCTTCGGAATCATCCAGTTGCTGCTTGGCAACATCGGCTTGCCTGGTGGCGGAATCAACGCAATGCGCGGCGAGTCCAATGTACAAGGCTCAACTGACTTTGCTCTTTTATATCACCTGCTTCCAGGGTATGTTGGAACACCAACTGCCATCCCTGAGCATGCAACATTAGAAGGCTACAATACTAAAGAAACACCTTCTGGCGGCTACTGGAGAAACAAACCTAAGTTCCTTGTCAGTTTGCTGAAGGCCTGGTATGGCCCGAATGCTACCAAAGCTAACGAATTTGGTTATCAGTACCTTCCAAAAGGAAACAAGAACTACTCTCATATCAATTTGTTCAACGCTATGTATAAAGGCGAACTGGAAGGTGCGTTCTTATTTGGAACAAACCCTGTAGTCGGCGGCCCGAATGCAGGCAAGGAAAAAGAAGCACTGTCCAACCTTAAATGGATGGTTGCAGTTGACCTATGGGAGACCGAAACATCTGCTTTCTGGCAAGAGGAAGCTGGCAGTGACCCATCCGAGATCGACACAGAAGTATTCCTTCTTCCGGCAGCAGGCTCCTATGAAAAAGAGGGCAGTGTATCCAACTCTTCACGCTGGATGCAGTATCGCTGGAAGGCAATCGATCCAAAAGGAGAATCTCTGGCAGATTTGGAAATCATCCATATGCTGGTCAAGAATATCAAAGGCCTTTATAAGAATGAAAGTTCTGCTGCAGCTAAGCCAATTAATGCACTGTACTGGAACTATGGTGAAGGCCACCATCCGGATATCGATCTTGTATGTAAGGAAATCAATGGATATGACCTTACTACAGGCAAGCTTTTGAAGGGCTTTGGCGACCTTAAGGATGACGGTACAACAAGTTCAGGTAACTGGATTTATTCAGGCTTCTATCCAGAAGAAGGAAAGAACCGTGCTAAAAACCGTGATAACAAGGACACTGGCGGCGGCAACTTCCTGAACTGGGCATTTGCATGGCCTGCAAACCGCAGGATCCTTTACAATCGTGCATCTGCTGATCCAAGCGGAAAGCCATGGAGCGACAAGAAAGCAGTCATCTGGTGGGATGAAAGCCAGAAGAAATGGACTGGAAATGACATTCCTGACTTCAAGCCAACAGTTGCACCAGCGGATCCAGGCGGAACGAATCCATTCATCATGATCAACGGCGGTGTCGCAGGAGTCTATGCACCAACACTGAATGACGGACCGTTCCCTGAACATTATGAGCCATATGAAAGCCCGGTTAAAAATGCTTTCTCAAGCCAGGAAATCAACCCTGCTATCGCGATCATCGAAGGCGATTTCAACCTGAAGGGTGACAGCAAGAAGTATCCGATCGTCGGTACGACTTACAGGGTATCTGAGCACTGGCAGTCCGGTTCGATGACACGTAACCAGGAATGGCTATCCGAACTGGCAGGCCATATGTATATTGAAATGAGTGAAGAATTAGCGAAGGAAAAAGGCATCAAGAACAAAGATAAGATCATTGTCAGCTCTGCCCGTGGCGATATCAAAGCCTATGCAATGGTGACAAAACGATTCAAGCCACACATGATGAATGGCAAGAAGGTTCATCAAGTCGGCATGCCTTGGCACTTTGGCTATAAAGGATACGCAACAGGGGACACAGCAAACCGCTTAACACCTCATATCGGGGACGCAAACACGACGATCCCTGAATATAAGGCTTTCCTCTGTGATATAAGGAGGGCTGACTAA
- the moaD gene encoding molybdopterin converting factor subunit 1, with the protein MNKILFFAHLRDEAGHESVEIEAAGKTVAELKEIVAEKYGVQKLDTSMTAINEEFSSNDEVIKEGDTIAFIPPVSGG; encoded by the coding sequence ATGAATAAAATATTATTCTTTGCACATCTACGAGATGAAGCAGGCCATGAATCAGTTGAAATCGAAGCAGCTGGTAAAACGGTTGCCGAGCTAAAAGAAATCGTTGCTGAAAAGTACGGCGTCCAAAAGCTCGATACTTCAATGACAGCAATCAACGAAGAATTTTCATCAAATGATGAAGTCATTAAAGAAGGAGATACAATCGCCTTCATTCCGCCTGTATCTGGCGGTTGA
- the mobA gene encoding molybdenum cofactor guanylyltransferase yields MKAGAIILSGGKSSRMGTNKALLKFREKTNIERIKDELQHVFDDIILVTNDPETYQFLNIKMVTDQYPGSGPLAGIHAGLEESDYEENFVVACDMPFVSSELASSLVKALKHHDAVVPVSEGRQHPLFAAYQKRVAREAKECIEDGNLRIKHMLEKLNVRFLDEADLQLYFEGSLDRVFFNMNHPEEYEDAKKWAESGE; encoded by the coding sequence ATGAAAGCCGGAGCGATCATTTTATCAGGCGGCAAATCTAGCAGGATGGGAACGAACAAGGCTCTCCTGAAATTTCGGGAAAAAACGAATATTGAGAGAATTAAGGATGAGTTACAGCACGTATTTGATGATATAATTCTAGTAACGAATGATCCTGAAACCTATCAGTTTTTAAATATTAAAATGGTAACAGACCAGTATCCGGGTTCTGGTCCACTCGCAGGAATCCATGCGGGACTAGAGGAATCAGACTATGAGGAAAATTTCGTTGTAGCCTGTGACATGCCATTTGTATCATCAGAGCTAGCTTCAAGCCTTGTAAAAGCGCTTAAACACCACGATGCAGTTGTACCGGTCAGTGAAGGCAGACAGCATCCGCTTTTTGCGGCATATCAAAAACGGGTAGCAAGAGAAGCTAAGGAATGCATTGAAGACGGAAATTTGAGGATCAAGCATATGCTTGAAAAACTGAATGTCCGCTTTCTCGATGAGGCAGATCTGCAGCTCTATTTCGAGGGCAGCCTTGATCGGGTATTTTTCAATATGAACCATCCCGAGGAATATGAAGATGCAAAGAAATGGGCGGAATCCGGAGAATAG